Sequence from the Deinococcus radiotolerans genome:
CAGACCCTGCAGGACGCGCAGCGCGTCGCGGAGAACATGACGCGTCTCGTGAACGACCTGCTGCAACTGTCCCGGGGTGAACTCGTGCAGAGCATCGAGATGCACTTCACGAACCTGGGCAACCTGCTGCGCCAGGTGGGCCGCGATTACGGCGTGCAGGCCCCGGATGGCAACTACGAGATCGTCGGCGATCCCGGGCGGCTCACGCAGGTGTTTGTGAACCTCGTGACGAACGCCATCCGCGTGACCGGCGGTCCGCACATGGTTCACCTGGAGATGGAACCCAGGGCCGGGGAGATCGAGGTGCGCGTCGTGGACCGCGGGCCCGGCGTGCCCGACGCGGTCAAACCCCGCATTTTCGACAAGTTCTACCGCGGCAAGGAGGCCGGCTCGGCCGGACTGGGCCTGACCATCGCGCAGCAGGTCGTGACGGCGCACGGCGGCACCATCGACGTTGTGGACACCCCGGGTGGCGGCGCCACCTTCCGCGTCCGGCTCCCCGAACTGGAAGAGGAGGGCGGCGAGGACGTGGACCTGACCGACGAGCTGGACCAGGAACCAGCCGAGCTGCCCGGACAGGACCACGCCGCCGCGCAGCCCGACGCGCTAGCGTGAGCGTATGAAAAAGACCCTGAACGTCACCTGGCTCGGCGAGCAGCGCTACCTGGGCGTCAGCGAGAGCGGCCACCAGCTCCTGATTGACAACAGCCCCACCAAGATCGGCGTGTCGCCCATGGAGGCCCTGCTGGGCGCCCTGGCCACCTGCACCGCGTACGACGTGGTGGAAATCATGAAAAAACGCCGCACACCGCTGGCCAGCTACCGCATCGAGGTGGAAGGCGAGCGGGCCGAGACGGACCCCAAGCGCTACACGACCATCACCGTGCGCCACATCGCCAGCGGCGAGGGCATCACGGAAGACGCGCTCAGCAAGGCCG
This genomic interval carries:
- a CDS encoding OsmC family protein encodes the protein MKKTLNVTWLGEQRYLGVSESGHQLLIDNSPTKIGVSPMEALLGALATCTAYDVVEIMKKRRTPLASYRIEVEGERAETDPKRYTTITVRHIASGEGITEDALSKAAHLSHEKYCSVAASLNSEITVDTRVE